One window of the Bacteroidota bacterium genome contains the following:
- a CDS encoding SulP family inorganic anion transporter has product MESGGECRNKEQENFLTLLADLFVFPMKQTIEYYRLIWLKHDLPAGLSVFLVALPLCLGIALASGAPLYSGLLSGIIGGMVVSIISGSRLAVSGPAAGLTTLVAASIISLGDYKIFLLAVMVAGLFQLVLGLLKLGAIANYFPSSVIKGMLAAIGIILISKQLPLAMGYDRPDFWTSGFSRLFSSGNFLENFQNFNHHITRGAILITLISLIVLVVLQQPYAKRLKVIPAPLLVVVMGIGLNILFTNAGSSFALKPTQLVYIPSNLFASISFPDFSKIFSTTEIWKDGIIMGLLATLETLLCIEAIDKLDIRNRITPVNRELIAQGIGNMTCGLLGGIPITAVVVRGAANAYAGA; this is encoded by the coding sequence GTGGAATCGGGAGGGGAGTGCCGCAATAAGGAGCAGGAGAACTTTCTAACTTTGCTGGCAGATTTATTTGTTTTCCCTATGAAACAAACTATTGAATACTACCGACTGATTTGGCTGAAGCACGATTTGCCCGCCGGACTTTCGGTTTTTCTCGTTGCCCTTCCGCTTTGTTTAGGTATTGCTTTGGCATCGGGCGCACCTCTTTACTCTGGGCTTCTTTCGGGCATCATTGGTGGAATGGTCGTTTCCATTATCAGCGGTTCGCGATTGGCCGTTTCGGGGCCTGCTGCGGGTTTGACCACCTTGGTTGCGGCTTCTATCATTTCGTTGGGCGACTACAAAATATTTTTATTGGCGGTGATGGTTGCAGGGCTATTTCAGTTAGTGCTGGGACTGCTTAAACTGGGGGCCATCGCCAACTATTTTCCCTCATCGGTCATCAAAGGAATGTTAGCGGCCATCGGTATTATTTTAATCTCAAAACAACTTCCATTAGCTATGGGTTATGACCGCCCCGACTTTTGGACCAGTGGTTTTTCAAGATTGTTTTCTTCCGGAAACTTTCTCGAAAACTTCCAAAATTTCAATCATCACATCACCAGAGGAGCTATTCTTATCACCCTTATCTCGCTAATTGTTCTCGTCGTTTTGCAACAACCTTATGCCAAAAGACTCAAGGTAATTCCCGCGCCTTTATTAGTGGTGGTGATGGGTATTGGTTTAAACATTCTATTTACCAATGCCGGTTCCAGTTTCGCGCTCAAACCAACTCAATTAGTCTATATCCCTTCCAATCTTTTCGCTAGCATTTCGTTCCCAGACTTTTCAAAAATATTCTCCACTACCGAGATTTGGAAAGACGGAATAATTATGGGGCTACTGGCCACTCTGGAAACGCTGCTTTGTATCGAGGCCATTGACAAATTGGACATTCGCAACCGCATCACGCCCGTCAATCGTGAACTCATTGCGCAGGGAATTGGCAATATGACTTGTGGGCTTTTAGGGGGTATTCCCATAACAGCAGTCGTGGTTCGAGGTGCCGCCAATGCCTATGCAGGGGCGTGA
- a CDS encoding N(4)-(beta-N-acetylglucosaminyl)-L-asparaginase produces the protein MFSRKDFIIKSTLAAGAGTIGLEALAATENKTTMKTKPPLIIATWKNLKATEAGWLSLQKGGSSLDAVEAGAMVPEADPADMSVGYGGLPDRDGKVTLDACIMDYKGNAGSVAFLENIMHPISVARKVMEKTPHVMLSGDGAFQFAIENGFKKENLLIDKAKEKWLEWKKESKYEPVINIELHDTIGVLAIDANNHIAGACTTSGLAYKVHGRVGDSPIIGAGMYVDDEVGGACATGVGELVMKTLGSFLIVELMRQGMTPQQACEEAIRRIVKKYDCSKSQATSPSTKKGDIGAYSIQTGFMYSLYAENENRIVEVEKHID, from the coding sequence CCGCCACCGAAAACAAAACAACCATGAAGACAAAACCGCCTTTAATCATCGCCACCTGGAAGAACCTCAAAGCCACCGAAGCCGGATGGCTCTCGCTGCAAAAGGGCGGAAGTTCCCTCGATGCCGTAGAAGCCGGTGCGATGGTGCCCGAAGCCGATCCCGCCGATATGAGCGTGGGCTACGGCGGCCTGCCCGACCGCGACGGCAAGGTTACCTTGGATGCCTGCATCATGGACTACAAAGGCAACGCCGGTTCTGTTGCTTTTCTCGAAAACATCATGCACCCTATTTCCGTGGCAAGAAAGGTGATGGAGAAAACTCCACACGTCATGCTCAGCGGCGACGGCGCCTTCCAGTTCGCCATCGAGAACGGCTTCAAAAAAGAAAACCTGCTTATTGATAAAGCCAAAGAAAAATGGCTGGAGTGGAAAAAAGAATCCAAATATGAACCGGTCATCAACATAGAACTCCACGACACCATCGGCGTGCTCGCCATTGATGCCAACAACCACATCGCCGGGGCATGCACCACCAGCGGACTGGCCTACAAAGTTCACGGCAGGGTAGGAGACTCGCCCATCATCGGTGCCGGAATGTATGTGGACGACGAAGTAGGCGGCGCCTGTGCCACCGGTGTCGGCGAGCTGGTCATGAAAACCCTCGGCTCCTTCCTCATCGTCGAACTCATGCGCCAGGGCATGACTCCCCAACAAGCCTGCGAAGAAGCCATCCGCCGCATTGTCAAAAAATACGACTGCAGCAAATCGCAGGCTACCTCGCCATCAACAAAAAAGGGCGACATCGGCGCCTACTCCATCCAGACCGGCTTTATGTACTCTCTCTACGCCGAAAATGAGAATCGGATTGTGGAGGTAGAGAAGCATATAGACTAA